Proteins encoded together in one Larus michahellis chromosome 4, bLarMic1.1, whole genome shotgun sequence window:
- the FGF4 gene encoding fibroblast growth factor 4, protein MPLPAALLPALLLGLLWPGAVRGRSPPGRLPAGPRQRRWDATLFARSVARLPAERRDAARDGDYLLGIKRLRRLYCNVGIGFHIQVLPDGRIDGIHSENRYSLLEISPVERGVVSIFGVRSGLFVAMNSKGKLYGSTHFNDECKFKEILLPNNYNAYESRIYPGMYIALSKNGRTKKGNKVSPTMTVTHFLPRI, encoded by the exons AtgcctctccccgccgcgctGCTGCCGGCTCTGCTCCTAGGGCTACTGTGGCCGGGGGCGGTCCGCGGCCGGTCGCCCCCGGGTCgcctccccgccgggccccgccagCGCCGTTGGGACGCGACTCTCTTCGCCCGCTCTGTCGCTCGCCTCCCGGCCGAACGCCGCGACGCCGCCCGCGACGGCGACTACCTCCTGGGCATCAAACGGTTGCGGCGCCTCTACTGCAACGTGGGCATCGGTTTCCACATCCAGGTCCTGCCCGACGGCCGCATCGACGGGATTCACAGCGAGAATCGATACA GTCTGCTGGAAATCTCCCCCGTGGAAAGAGGAGTGGTGAGCATATTTGGTGTTAGAAGTGGACTCTTCGTGGCCATGAATAGCAAAGGCAAACTCTATGGATCT ACCCATTTCAATGACGAGTGCAAATTCAAAGAGATTCTCCTGCCAAACAACTACAATGCTTATGAATCCAGGATTTATCCCGGGATGTACATAGCCCTGAGCAAAAATGGAAGAACAAAGAAAGGCAATAAAGTATCTCCCACAATGACAGTGACGCATTTTCTTCCTAGAATCTGA